The following are encoded in a window of Limibacter armeniacum genomic DNA:
- a CDS encoding porin — translation MFSRLGYIMAVLFLTVQAGNSYAFTQADSVVTDTTQVKTVDPQKSVVSIENKPFGKSLVIDTNGPDFKFSLEGRVQTRFDVVSLDGDNTQELYFRRARLKSGGYLFSEKLGYKLEFDLINNEVLDAVLKWKFLPNTSLWVGQTKLAGNRERVVSSQNMQFVDRSRLNADYNIDRDLGVQLHHKFSVKDWVIKGSVAVSTGEGKNYNYVGEQELSDGLAYTGRIDFLPFGNFKSKGDYVESDLERESTPKLAVGFTYSTDDNAIRDRGQRGSVLSGTRDLESYFADFIFKYRGFSMLGEYAHKSTDGETPVVIDTAERFESFRTGQGMNLQAGYLLKSNWEFAGRFTEIWPEEVTGREHVQEYTVGVSKYIMKHKIKAQSDFSYSDFDVAKDEMTWRLQVELSF, via the coding sequence ATGTTTTCAAGATTAGGGTACATTATGGCTGTGCTGTTTTTGACAGTACAAGCAGGGAATTCTTATGCCTTTACACAGGCAGATTCTGTTGTTACAGACACTACACAAGTAAAAACAGTTGATCCACAGAAGTCAGTGGTATCAATTGAAAACAAGCCATTCGGCAAGAGTCTTGTCATCGATACGAATGGTCCTGACTTCAAATTTTCATTGGAAGGTCGTGTACAGACCCGTTTTGACGTAGTAAGTCTTGACGGTGATAATACACAGGAGCTATACTTTAGAAGAGCACGTTTGAAGTCAGGCGGTTACCTTTTCAGTGAAAAACTGGGTTACAAACTGGAGTTTGACCTGATCAATAATGAAGTATTGGATGCCGTTCTGAAATGGAAATTTTTACCAAATACTTCACTTTGGGTTGGACAAACCAAATTGGCAGGTAACAGAGAGAGAGTTGTTTCTTCTCAAAACATGCAGTTTGTTGACCGGTCAAGACTGAATGCCGATTACAATATCGACAGGGATTTGGGCGTACAGCTTCATCACAAATTCAGTGTGAAAGACTGGGTGATCAAAGGTTCCGTGGCGGTAAGTACAGGCGAAGGTAAAAACTACAACTACGTTGGTGAGCAAGAACTATCTGATGGTTTGGCTTACACTGGCCGTATCGACTTCCTTCCTTTCGGAAATTTCAAAAGCAAAGGTGATTATGTTGAATCTGATCTTGAAAGAGAGTCTACACCAAAATTGGCAGTAGGGTTCACTTACAGTACAGATGATAATGCTATTCGTGACCGTGGTCAGAGAGGTAGTGTATTGTCTGGCACTAGAGACCTGGAGTCGTATTTTGCTGACTTTATCTTCAAGTACAGAGGCTTCTCAATGCTTGGTGAGTATGCTCATAAGTCTACAGACGGAGAGACACCAGTAGTCATTGATACAGCAGAGAGATTTGAATCTTTCAGAACAGGACAAGGTATGAACTTGCAAGCAGGTTACCTTCTGAAGTCTAACTGGGAATTCGCAGGACGTTTTACGGAAATCTGGCCTGAAGAAGTTACAGGTCGTGAGCATGTACAGGAGTACACCGTAGGCGTATCAAAATATATTATGAAACACAAGATCAAAGCGCAGTCAGATTTCAGCTATTCAGATTTTGATGTAGCGAAGGATGAAATGACGTGGAGATTGCAAGTAGAGCTTTCTTTCTAA
- a CDS encoding RagB/SusD family nutrient uptake outer membrane protein, with protein MKFRNRLITVLAAGALMATAPACTNLDEELYSSIPADEYFTTPEELQAGINPVYASLRSLYHHEDFWGFNQVSSDETIVPARGGDWYDGGKWLQLNAHTWDANHPHLQRMWNNPYTGIARANSILELMQTAEQTPDVVAGQAEVRFLRGFYYYILMDMFGGVPVITASEHDGKSAPSTRAQVYEFIVTELEGIKDQLPETPQYGRAGKAAAYAMLMKLYLNSGVYTSDGYNVSTPSAEALQKVVEYAKVIEGMGYSLYSNYLDTFKLENEGSNKENIFTITYIAQAGLGNHGNCWGMHYDTRKLIYDGKEVEVGAGHSQWNGFSVMPDHYDSFSDDDNRKSIFYTQFETVDGTVVEHTNDVPLRDANKLQGVRVLKWEIDPKQPGIDWGGDGGTDFAVLRFADVLLMHAEAEARMGNDAEALSIVNELRTQGGRFKADSPIADATAHMTALSVADVTEFILMERGWELCWEGVRRQDLIRYGKFLDAWQNKQMENDGASKTVDGEVVYLPSAGKPSDAAKRIVFPIPTVQVSLNPNLNQSTGY; from the coding sequence ATGAAATTTAGAAATAGATTAATCACAGTTTTGGCAGCAGGTGCACTAATGGCAACAGCACCAGCATGTACTAACCTTGATGAGGAACTATATAGCTCAATTCCTGCGGATGAATATTTTACAACCCCTGAAGAGCTACAGGCAGGTATTAACCCTGTTTATGCTTCATTGAGAAGCCTTTATCATCACGAGGATTTTTGGGGCTTTAACCAAGTATCTTCTGATGAAACAATTGTTCCTGCAAGAGGAGGTGACTGGTATGACGGAGGTAAGTGGCTTCAATTGAATGCACATACTTGGGATGCTAACCACCCACATTTGCAACGTATGTGGAACAACCCTTATACAGGGATCGCAAGAGCAAACTCCATACTGGAACTTATGCAGACTGCTGAGCAAACCCCTGATGTGGTAGCAGGTCAAGCAGAAGTACGTTTCCTGAGAGGTTTTTACTACTATATCCTTATGGATATGTTTGGAGGAGTACCCGTAATTACTGCTTCAGAACATGATGGTAAATCAGCACCAAGTACTAGGGCTCAAGTATATGAGTTTATCGTAACAGAACTGGAAGGAATCAAGGATCAATTACCTGAAACTCCACAGTATGGTCGTGCAGGAAAGGCTGCTGCATATGCGATGCTAATGAAGTTGTACCTGAATAGTGGTGTTTATACATCTGATGGATACAATGTATCGACTCCATCTGCAGAAGCGCTTCAGAAAGTAGTAGAATACGCGAAGGTGATTGAAGGCATGGGGTATTCATTGTATAGCAATTACCTTGATACTTTCAAGCTGGAGAACGAAGGAAGCAACAAGGAGAATATCTTTACTATCACTTACATTGCACAGGCTGGTTTAGGTAATCATGGAAACTGCTGGGGAATGCACTACGATACTCGCAAACTGATTTATGATGGTAAGGAAGTAGAAGTTGGAGCTGGTCATTCTCAGTGGAATGGTTTTTCAGTAATGCCAGATCACTATGACTCGTTCAGTGACGATGATAACCGTAAGTCAATTTTCTATACGCAGTTTGAAACAGTTGATGGAACAGTAGTAGAACATACGAACGATGTACCATTACGTGATGCCAATAAACTGCAAGGTGTACGTGTATTGAAGTGGGAGATTGATCCTAAGCAACCAGGTATTGACTGGGGAGGAGATGGCGGTACTGACTTTGCTGTTCTCCGCTTTGCAGATGTATTGTTGATGCATGCTGAAGCAGAGGCAAGAATGGGTAATGATGCAGAGGCATTGTCTATTGTGAATGAATTGAGAACACAAGGTGGACGCTTTAAGGCAGACTCACCGATCGCAGATGCAACTGCACATATGACGGCACTAAGTGTAGCAGATGTGACAGAGTTTATCTTGATGGAAAGAGGATGGGAGCTATGCTGGGAAGGCGTAAGACGCCAAGACCTGATTCGTTATGGTAAGTTCCTGGATGCATGGCAGAACAAGCAAATGGAAAATGATGGAGCTTCTAAAACAGTGGATGGGGAGGTTGTGTACCTTCCAAGTGCTGGTAAGCCGAGTGATGCAGCAAAACGAATTGTTTTCCCTATTCCAACGGTGCAGGTTTCTCTTAACCCGAACCTGAATCAGAGTACAGGTTATTAA